TGAGAGGGGTGGGCGGCCGTTGTCTCGCACCAGGACGACGAGCTTGTGCTTGACGCTGTCTCTGTCTGTCACGGGCCTCCTGAGCCTCACCTCGCCGCTTTGGGCAGCCACGGCAAAGAGCCCGGGGTCGGTGGCCCTGAGCAGGTGGTACGAGAGCCACGAGTTCTGCCCCGAGTCGGCGTCGACGGCCACCACTTTGGAGATGAGGTAGCCCGCCTCAGCCGACACGGGCACCAGCTCGCTGGAGGCCGGGCCGCTGTCGGGCGCCGGGTACAGCACGAGCGGGGCGTTGTCGTTCTCGTCCAGCACCAGCAGGCGGACGGTGACGTTGGCTTGCAGCGGAGGAGAACCCGCGTCAGAGGCGCTCACCACCACCTCGCTCTGCCTCAGCTGCTCGTAGTCCAGCGCTCGCAGCACAAACACCTGCCCGCTCTCCGAGTTCACCGACAGGCACGAGCACCAAGGCCGCTCCGCCGCTTGCCCCGCTGACAGCGAATAGGTCACCTTGGCGTTGAGCCCCACGTCGGCATCTGCGGCACTCACGGCTCCAACCAGCACGCTGGGCACATTGTTCTCACGCACGTACATGGTGTACGAGCTCTGGTTGAAGACAGGCGCGTTGTCATTGACGTCCGAGATGGCCACGCTGAAGGTGTGGCTGCTCGTCAGAGGAGGGGAGCCCGCGTCTGCTGCTGTCACCGTCACCATGTACTCAGCCGTCTCCTCGCGGTCCAGGCCACTCACCGTCACCAGCTCATAGTAATTCTTGTAGGCTGGGCGCAGGGAGAAGACGAGCTGATCGTCGAGGGCACAGGAGACCTTGCCGTTGGCCCCGGCATCGCGGTCCCTGACACTGAAGAGGGCAACGACCGTGCCGGGCGCTGAGTTCTCAGCGAGGGGACTGCTGAAGGAACTGACCACCAGCTCTGGGGCATTGTCATTCACATCCAACACCTCCACCAACACCTTGCAGATTGCTGAAAGGCCCCCCCCATCTCTGGCCCTCACACTGAGCTCGTGAGTCTCTGCTGCCTCAAAGTCCAGAGACTTTGTGAGTTTAATTTCACCTGTTATGGGATCAATCTCAAATGCTAAGTCTCTCTGGCTCATTGCTTGGCTGAACTGATAGGATATGTCTCCATTAATTCCTTCATCCTGATCAGTTGCCAGGACAGTCAGAACCACAGAGCCCTGTGATGCATTTTCCAAAACCTGCACAGTGTAACGATCCTGTGTGAAGATGGGAGCGTTGTCATTGGCATCCAGAACTGTAATGTGAATTTGGGTAGTCCCACTTTTGGGAGGAGAGCCCCCATCCACAGCAATGAGACTGAAATCCAtctctgcctgctcctctctgtctaGCGGCTTTTCCAACACCAGTTCAATATATTTGTCGCCATTACTCCGACTTCCATAGGAGACACTAAAATACTCATTCTCGGGTGAGATGCTGTATGCCTGGACGCTGTTGCTGCCAATATCAAGGTCCTGAGCAACCTCCAGAGGGAAACGAGAACCAGGCTCGCTCGTTTCGGGGATGTCAAAAACGACTTTATCTTCAGGGAAAACGGGCGCATGGTCATTGATGTCGTGCAGGGCCACCTCGACCCGAAAGAACTGCAGCGGGTCGGCCAGCAGCAGCTCGAAGGCGAGCGTGCAGGTGTCGGCCTGGGCGCACAGCTGCTCCCGGTCGAGCCTGTCGGCCACGACGAGGCGGCCGCTGGCGCGGTCGAGGCGAAAGTGCTGCCGGCCGTCCTCG
This DNA window, taken from Pseudopipra pipra isolate bDixPip1 chromosome 15, bDixPip1.hap1, whole genome shotgun sequence, encodes the following:
- the LOC135422376 gene encoding protocadherin beta-15-like — encoded protein: MPCRRCYRCAATAEAPSRFVSLGKEDQSFRAQPLPHAAVENVLCRFYSCVSRSARTLLPGEQRAHGYRGLSEVGSADRRETGDGAVRALGVKRRPLRAHLDPCGHFHPRFHVRASCPGLSRGRAAAPRVCARVRGPGRAAARAAGGGGRSPSAHRWVVVSAKAPPSPTQPSSAQPSPAQLPTAQPGGAGSGCGSERWLCQPSLAHRGCTPDCRPDRNTEGEEGHPIRAPPLSLGTTREIREKEIGHRRRRRRRRRAMAMARQVLCVCALLSLALARSQPIRYSVAEEADSGSLVGNLAQDAALPPAQLSARRARLLAEDGRQHFRLDRASGRLVVADRLDREQLCAQADTCTLAFELLLADPLQFFRVEVALHDINDHAPVFPEDKVVFDIPETSEPGSRFPLEVAQDLDIGSNSVQAYSISPENEYFSVSYGSRSNGDKYIELVLEKPLDREEQAEMDFSLIAVDGGSPPKSGTTQIHITVLDANDNAPIFTQDRYTVQVLENASQGSVVLTVLATDQDEGINGDISYQFSQAMSQRDLAFEIDPITGEIKLTKSLDFEAAETHELSVRARDGGGLSAICKVLVEVLDVNDNAPELVVSSFSSPLAENSAPGTVVALFSVRDRDAGANGKVSCALDDQLVFSLRPAYKNYYELVTVSGLDREETAEYMVTVTAADAGSPPLTSSHTFSVAISDVNDNAPVFNQSSYTMYVRENNVPSVLVGAVSAADADVGLNAKVTYSLSAGQAAERPWCSCLSVNSESGQVFVLRALDYEQLRQSEVVVSASDAGSPPLQANVTVRLLVLDENDNAPLVLYPAPDSGPASSELVPVSAEAGYLISKVVAVDADSGQNSWLSYHLLRATDPGLFAVAAQSGEVRLRRPVTDRDSVKHKLVVLVRDNGRPPLSATAALSALLLKDFSDLRQPHGSPATDDQPGSLTTYLILALVFVSLLFLASTAAFVARRLCKRKELKAAHVLDGANNLPSGLAEAAAAGTLPHPYCYEISLTTGSGNSEFKFLKPFIPSLTPQPWAMAGGPSEEQVFPCVPVPTEDVTPEDAGTVSAEQFNRLSFN